The Chlamydomonas reinhardtii strain CC-503 cw92 mt+ chromosome 3, whole genome shotgun sequence genome contains the following window.
GAGCAAGCTGGATGCAATAGCACCAAATCAAATAGTTGCCACCCACCATCGGTCGATTGCTGAAGCGACCTTGCGGAACTTGGTCCGGGGGGTTCGGGCAGCTCCATAATTATTAACCGAATCTTACTATATTGAATCGCGCTGTTACAGCGCACCCATTAAATTTGTGTGATGTTCGGGTGCCCACCGGAAGGGAACCTTGATGCTTCGGCGCCGTTGTGTGCGGGTGGATCCTTGACATGGTTGGGAAAGTCTCCGGCATTGACACTGATTCGGACTCCCCACAGTCTGACCCCAGGCTCCACCGCAATCTGCCGGTCATGGTCGTCATGCGCTATGCTGCCCCCTACTTGGTTGCCGTGCCGGCCATGCGTCATTTTGCCCGTGCTTTTAGGGCCTGTCAAttgtgcggccgctgccactgcggaAAGCTGTGCTGCTACCCCATGATCAGCGTCAGTTGACAAAAACTCTCCGCCACAATGCCCGAAACTTTTCCCATCCGTTGTTCCAGCTGCCCCTCCAACCGTTGGCAATTATCACCCTTCTGGTGCCCTATCCCGCCATCCGGCCattccccctccgcccccttaCCGGCCAGGCTctggtggacggcggcgccaccagccctgaCCACGTgcacgacgccgccaccgccgccgccctggccggagacctggcgcaggcggaggagctgctgctgcgcggtggcctggcggcagcacagtTCGTGTTCACCTCGCTCAGCCttgacggcggtggcagtggtggcggcggccaggaggcggcggcgattgaGGCGCtgatcgcgccgccgcccgctggccccgcggacgaggacggcgcggcagcggcggcagcagtcgtgggaggaggccggggtacgggcggggaggagggtacgggcgtgcgcgcggcgctgaagcagccaggcggcgagTCTCGGCGGCtactggtggcgctgcggcggctggctccgCTGATGGATGCGGACCGgcacgtggtggtggtcaTGCTGCATGGGGACGGCCtgacagcagccagcggcaccgctactgctgctcttgctgctacagctgctgctggtgatgcggcgggagctggtggcggcgcggtggagccggcggcgggcaaaggggcggacgagggcgggagcgtgctggcggcgccgcgcctggtggAGGGCGTATGCGCCGAGGCCTGCGCGGTGCTGGGTGTGGACAagaagctgctggtggcgctgccggcagacaggcgggccgcgggggcgcagcaggccacgggcggcagcgcttgcGTCACcgctgtggggctggggaccagtggcagcggcagcggcgatggagaggaagggcagggggaggggcggcagcagcagggcgcggcgtgggatgcatggcgggcgggcggccgtgtgtggggcgcgggtacggcggtgatggaggaggcggtgcttGTGGCACAGGCGCTGTGCTGCGCCACCGGGGCGCTGTGGACGGCGCAAGCCGTTAACATCTAGGtcaggcaggcggtggccgtgggcgtggggctcaGGAGGAGTGTCCCAAAAAGCATAAGACATTGGCACATTGCTGAAGGCACGTCTCCAAAGGTAGTCAGCACGGCATAGGTCGCACAGTATACGCTGGGTATGGCGTTGGATGGCTCCAACCACAGATAGTATCTTTTTTTAGGACGCATAAAAGCTCACACTTACATTTCAAGGCACGTATCAAGGCACCGAGAATGCGCAACGGTGTAAGAGCGAATCGAGGGTGCGTGGAAACTTTCTGCGGGCGTCTACAGTGCcagtcgggggcgggggggcgggggcgtggctgATCGGAGGGAAATACGCACGACAGACAGGGACAGATGTGTGTGCATATAGCGTGCACATCGATGGTTTTAACGATATCTTCCTCACTACAACACTGGCACACCCGTCTAAGTACGCGTAAATTTGCGCGCGAAGGGCTGTGTCACAGCCGAACTTGGTTTCGCTGCAGAGGTTTTCTGCTTGTCATCGGGCTATCCAATCACTTTGACTGCTTCATTTAGTTCAGTCTGGCGTTTACGGGCATAGCAAAAGCCAGCAGGCTCGGGCGTGTTCATGGCATCTCAGCGCTTGCTCGAGGAACGCAAACTCTTTCGTAAAAACAGGTGTGTGGTTGAGAAAAAAGATAAGAGCACGAGGGATATGAGAACCTCGCAGCGAGGACCCAACCAACacgcggcgctgtgccgctcCCTGGTTTGCTCACCTGGTCGACCCTCCTCCGTCACCGCGCCTCTGTTACAGGCCGTACGGCTTTGTGGGGAAACCATTGACCCGCGAGGACGGGAGCATTGACCTGACACGGTGGGAATGCCGGATACCAGGGCCGGAGAAGACGGCCTGGGAGGGCGGCTGCTATCCCTTGAGCATGGCCTTCCCGGACTCCTACCCCGACAACCCGCCCGAGTGCAAGTTCCCAGCCGGCTTCTTCCATCCGTGAGTAGCCCCATGTAGTTATGTTGCCAGTCAACCTAGTGCTCCAACATGGGCACAAGGGAGTTACGCCCAGTCGCCTACGGACAGCCCACGATCAAGCGGGCTGCGTGTCCACTTACgatgcgtgctgctgctgccgctgctggcccccccgccacctcgtGCAATGGCTTCTGACCCAgtctccccttccctccctccacacCCTCCTTGTAGAAACGTGTACCCCAGCGGCATGGTGTGTCTGAGCCTGCTGGACAACGACACGGAGCTGGGGGGCCAGTGGGCGCCCAGCATCAACATCGTGCAGGTGAGCGCGGTACCGCACTGTCAAGGAggagtgcgggcggcagcccccggcgggcggtgtgcggctATGATGGAAACGGCGAAGGGGGCTTCAGTGGGAGCCGGGCCGTGGTGGGGAGCCAGTCCCGGTCCAGACAGAGTGGTCGTGGCTGTCACCTTTCCACCGGCtaacatacgcacacacagatCGTCCAGGGTATCCAGGAGCTGCTCAAGTCGCCCAACGTCTACTCGccagcgcaggtgcgtgcggcttGTTGCCAGTTGTGAAGGGGCCTGTAGGGGCCTGTGCATCGGAGGTGTGTCTGGAATCCATGTAGGGACCTATGCAGGTGTTGGTCTGATGGCGTCGCACGCGCACCATAGTGTATCTGGCCCATACAGCCCCGTGCCGTTACGCGTGTAAGAGCATGAGGGGTTTGGCTGCCCTTGCTGGCATGGCTCCACAGGCGCCGGCTTGTGAGCTGCTGAAGAAGGACCCTGCGGCGTATGAGCGGTAAGCGGGCGTGCGGGTTGTGGGCACATATGCGTGTTCACTGTTTTCTCAAGGTGCGCTGGGATCACACCCCTTGCCAACGCATCCCTTGACACGATGTCTGTGTTTGTCTTCTTGCAGACGGGTAAAAGAGCAGGCCAAGAAGTATCCGCCCCCGGAGGATGAGGAATGAGGGAAACGCGGTGCACGCGGTGGTTTGGGTTGCAGCGCCTTGGTGGAATAGGCAGGCACTGCCAAGCCGCCGGCTGAAAAGGAGCTGCAGCCAGAGCCATGAATATGCAGAGATTTAGCCTTGAAGAGAGGTATGCGGCCTTTGATATGCAAGCGAGTTCGAGTTCTGTGCTCAGGTGTGGCACCGGTGCGTGCAGTGCAGTGGGGCACCGGTATGCGCAGTGAAGCCTAGAGGTGAGTGAGGCGTGCACAGTGTGCGCGGTTGATTATAGTGTGGCAGGATCCGTCAAGTATAGTAGAGCGTAGTGAGCGGCGGAGAATAGTGAGATGGGGACATCAGAGGACAAAGTGGGCGTGATGAACAAGGACATGAGGaaagggggggaggcagggggaacAAGAGTGGGGACGATGAGTGGGTGCTTCTGCTGGCATTGTTATCCCTGTCCGCATGCATGCTGCCACATTTGGCTGCTTACTCGTAATTTATGTATCCATTGCTGCCTCTATCATACCTGCGAAGGCCGAGGTACGCAAATGCAAGCGCCTATCAAGGGCGTGGCCCCCTGTTGTAAACCTAGCCGCAATACGTACCTGACTAGCACAAATACTCATTTGACAGTCAGACCGGCGGTAATGGCCGGAGAAGctgtgcacgcgcacacgaTGGCAACGCTAATTGGGCCAGGGCGCGTCGGAAAGGTGCGCTTAATGACCTGGGCATACAAATGGAGCATACACAGCCCACCATTTAGCCCATGCGCATACCCGACCAGCGCAACTAGCCGTGTCGCCCGCTAGCTGGCCTTCCACCAACCAGTTCACATCGGTCCTGCTTGGCCCCACGGCTTGGCCCCCTGCCCAGGCCATCGCCGGCATGCTGGGGGCGGAGCTCGGCGCCGTCGTTACCCGCCAGTCCGGGGCTGTGGACCCGCATGGCCAAGTAGGCACTGAGCAGAGCGTGTGCTGTGTCCTTGCCGCATGTGGTTTGCGGTTTACCGGCATGCATACCTCTCGGGAGGCTGTGACGAGCCCcttcaccgccacccacccgctgcgccgtgCACAACACACCGGTTTGGCGCAGGGCCCAATTTATGTGTGCACCACCAACGACGCCCTGGACTGGGTGCTGGAGCAGACGCCACGCAATCGGCGGTGCGACCTCGTGTTCTTTCAAaacggctggctggcgccgtggctggcCCACAACAgcctgcggctggggcccggcagcgcggcaggcgcagcggctgagggtggagccgcagcagctgctgggagggaggcggaagcggcgcgGGGAGATGGCGGgggtgctggaggtgctgaGGCGTCAGGGCCGGGCTCTGCCGTCGAGGTCACCCTTGTGGCACTGTACATGGCAGGTGAGGCCGGCAGGGGTGGTTCGGTTTGACAGCGCCACAAGCGTTGAAGTAACACATAGGTGAGCAGCATTTGCGGCGCGTTGATTGCGGGCTTGCGTCGACCATGCATCCATACACATGGGTCCCCCTGTTTGTGCAGCCGGCCCGGACGGCACCGCCAAGGACGGACTCCGGACCGTGGCTTCTGGGAGGTGAACATGACACGGGCAGGGGCATCTACGGTACACAAACTGCGGTACTTatcgcataccgtacacagtcctgcgtgtttccttaCCGTGTGCTTTCTAACACAGTGCGGCGCGCTCTCGCGCCAATATCCGGTTACAGGTGTACTCCAGGCCTGCCGCTGATGTTAACCGGCAAATGCAAATGCAGTTGCAAGTCATGATCGTGCACataggctgctgctgtgtccaCGCGtgtcgccgcaggtgggcgcagcACGTGAGCCGCACGCTgtcgcgcggcgccgtgcggtgccgtgcggtgggcggcgctgacATGTACGGCGCCGTGGTGGAGAAGCTGCtatgggcgtgtgtgttttggatGATGAGTGCTGCTCTGGGCGGCATGAACGTGAGTGTGGGAGTGCCGTCCCCGAGCCTGCATGGCAACGTGGAAGCGGTCGCCCTGGGCACACATGCCAGCCTCAGCTTCATtggtggctgcaggtgtggcagggtaactgcaggtgcggcagggtagcacacacacacatacacacacgggctTCGTTTTTTGTTTTTTttcaacacatacacacacgcacagccacgCTGAACGCTCCGCATATGCTGGCTGGTCGCAGGTCGGGGACATTGTCGCCAGGCATCGGGGCGACGTGGCGGCCCTTacggccgagctgctgccgccgctgtgccggcagctgcgcggcattgcggcggcaggcgccggccctgaggcggccgaggcggcggcagccctggagGCCCCGGCCGGAGCCGAGCGCGTCGTGGCGGCGCTTGTGGAGTACAGCGTCAGCATATCGTCAGCGGTGCCGAGCAGGGACATGGCGCTCGCGGAGTTTCGGTGGCGCAACGGCGCGCTTCTGGATATggggcccacgccgctgcacgtgagctggctgcggcgggcgggggtgcccgccgagctgctggaggggcaTGGAGTGGCAGCACGGGCAGAGCCAGAAGTCGCCGGGTGACAGGAGCTGCAGGTATTTTGGCAAGCTGTGTGTCCACTGCAGTTGCACCTATCGTTGCAATCTTTGAAATCGAGTGACAATTTAGGATTGGGGGTGGCGTGGAGTCATCGTTTGGAGGAGGCAAGGGCCTAGGGGGCTTTGGGGGGCCGGCTGGCCGCACGTTGGCGCGGAAGCTGCGTCGGCCGCCGCATGCACCCAAGATGACAGGATTTGGGTACATCACTCTCTTATGCAAATTGGACTGACATTTCATGTTTTCATACATACAAAGATTACTTCCCATTTCAAGTGCATAGATAATTCGCAAAGATAAAGATGGCGACCGGCGATGCTACGCCCGCGCCTAGGATTCGCGTTGGTGTATTGGCGCTTCAAGGCTCTTTTCGTGAGCACATGACCTTGCTACAAAAGGTGCCAGGTGTGGAGGTCGTGGAGGTGCGCACCAAGGATGAGCTTGAGAGCGTCGCTGGCCTCATCATTCCCGGTGGCGAGAGCACCACGATGGCGCTTGTTGCTGAGCGCTGGGGTCTGATTCCTGAGCTGCGCTCGTTTGCCAAGGCGGGCAAGCCCGTATggggcacctgcgccggcatGATTTTcctggcggagggcgctgAGGGTGAGCCGCGCGCGCGATGGGTCGGCGCAAAAAGGCCTTGATGCAATGTACTAGCTGCATACGgtcgggctggtggcgggcgcgcggcgggctgcggccacaCATGTTGCACGTAGGGTTttggccggctgcagcctgtAGACCGCACCGGACGCCGACTCGCTCGCCACGAGCGGATGTGTGCCGCTCAACGCATCTGTGTAGCCTAACGTCCTCTTGAATGATGCCTGCAGGCCAGAAGGAGGGCGGCCAGACGCTGCTGGGCGGACTTGACATCACCGTGTCGCGCAACTTCTTcggcgcgcaggtgtgtggtgtgtgtgctggcgtgcagcggccAAGGCCCAACGGTGGCAAACAGGGGGCATTGCTGGCTTCAacagccactgcggctgcatAAGAACGAGCAACGCTGCCTCAGACACATTCTAGCGCTTGTATTGGTGTCAAGATCGGGTGCAAGTTGCGAAGCCCTGAAGCCCTGATTATGCTGTGCTGCATGCGCTGTCACAGATCAACAGCTTTGAGACGCGGTTGCCGGCGCCCGAGTGCGTCAAGTCACACGGATCGTGAGTTGGCGCCGTCAGGGTGGGGGCCGCCGTCAGGATGGAGGCCCTTGTGATGGGGGCTGTCGTCCGCATGGTGTGTTTACAATGTGGGAGCGCGGGCAGGGTTTGCAGCTACTGCGATAACGCATGATGACTGGAGTACATCCCCACAACAATCCCTGCAACCCACCCCGGCACCTTGTACGGTACTCGCGCTTCACAGTAATCAGCCTGCCCCGTGACTCCACCCACAGTACCGACGACTTCCGTGCTGTGTTCATCCGCGCGCcagctgtgctggcggcgggcccgggcgtcgaggtgctggcggagtaCGCGCTGACGCCAGAGGAGCGCGCCAAGCACGGGCGCGACAAGGTCATTGTGGGCGTGCGCAAGGGCGTGCTGATGGCCACCGCCTTCCACCCCGAGCTGACCACCGACATCCGCTGGTGGgtcggcgggtgcgggctgaCGCGGAGGGAAGGCAGGAGTggagcagggagggagggagtgaagcagggagggagggaggagggagggaggagggagggagggagggggggttgtcagtaccagcccaaactggggGACGAAAGAGGCAGCATGTGGGGAGGATTTCGGGGCACAAGAATGGCAAAGTGCTGATTGATGTGATTCGACTTTCGGGCATCATGCCGATGgcgcgctgccaccagctcAGCGTGCCGGCCCATCCGGCCCTTCCCTCGTGGTGTCACACACGTCTTCCCTCTCTTTCCAAGGCATTCATTGAGCGAGATTTCCACCTGTATCAGCCCTCGCCTTGCCCCAGCGCTCACCACCCCGCTTCGCTCCACGCAGGCACCAGGCGTTTGTGGACAtggtgcgcgcgcacgcgggcgaggcgggcggcgtgcccggcaaggcgccgccgccgctataCGAGAACCTGGGCCGCCTGCCTAACCGGCCGCCGGACATGCCCATCTACGGACAGGAGTTCCTCAAGCGCGAGGACCTCTGAGCggccgggagggaggagcTGTGAGCAGCGAGGATCCATGGCGGCCGCGAGGACGTGACGGGGTGGGAtttgggggtgctgctggcagctgtggAGCTTGGCCTTGTGCGAGCGAGGAGGCCgtggggcagccggcgccggagctgtgGGGGCTGCGCGGCCATGCTGTAAAGCCGCGGGCCTTTGGGTTAGCAAGAGCTTTGGGCGACTGGGCTTTGTGGGTCGGAGCGAGTGATGAGGGATAGCATGGCGAGTGCGGGTGGCCAGGGCTCCAGTCCGAGGACACAGGAGCTAGGGCTGGGAGGTTCGGGAGCGTCTGACGCGGGGCGGGCATATCGATGCCCGAAAGCGGACGTCGACGTAGCGAGAACTGAGGTGACCCTGGCAAGGCTGCGTCCAGTGAGCAGCGGTGCATTCGCTGCTTGATGCGATACAACTGCGTGCGCCCGCGCATATGCCGTACGCCTGCTTCATGGGTTTGGGCGCTCTGGCGAGTTGCGTAGCTGgactgcgcggcggcgatCATGCAGTTGCGCGTACTGCATTGCAGAAGAATGGAGTATCGGCGTGTGGCAAAGGGGTTCGGGTGTAATCTCTCGCCGACGGACTGACTTATTGACCGTGTTATTGACTGGGTGGTTGATGAAGACAGTGACCCTGTGACGCAGATCGTCGCTGAACTTTACGTTTGTGCAACATGACGGCGCCATACGGGCGATATGTCTTACGCTCTGCCAATGCGCTTGCAGGCCGAGTAGGGGGGTTGCTAAGATGTGGAGGCCGGGACCAACTGAGAGAGGCGAGAAGTGACTGAGCGAGCGAGAGTGCCAGAGTGCAGAGAAAGAGAGGAAAAGCGAGGAGAGAGGCGTACAATGTGTGGGGCGGGAGCATGCGTTTTCAGACGTGGATGTAAACATGCATCCGGGATTGCAGCCCGCTCCCGGCGGTCCAGCTCCCCGCAGCCCCGACTGTCCCTGTCGGCGTATTGGACACCCTGCAGACTGCCCTGCTGAAGGTGTCCTGACCTGACACGCCAGCCAAGGCAACAGCGTCAAGCCACTTGTTCCCACCACTCCCGCGTTTCTCCGCATTCCAATGACCCCCCTGTACCACATGTCAGACTCAGCCTTTCGGCCGGTCAACTTTGTGGCCGTAACTAGTTCCAATGTTCCATTGCAGCGCGCAGTACAGAGagtgcacatgcatgcatgcacgcatgcatgcaagcCAACCGCTATCTCGCGATCTCCCCAACGATGTCGCACCCCGCGCATGGACACgttgtagcagcagcggccataGCTGCCGTTATATCAAAGACTGCAGACCATCGTGTCACGCACTGCTACGCCCACAAGCTGGCCCAACCGCCCAAGAGCGGGCCTCCGTCCTGCCAAGCGCCAcggcaatgccgccgccgcaaagccaTCCCAACGCCACCAGCCCACACGTATACAAGCTGTGTGCAAGCCCGTACCATCCACTGCCAGAATCGCTTGCAACCCCCATATTGTTCGTAACCTCTCATGCGCCACCCTGCTAAGTAGGAAGACGCCACATCAATCTCATGCCTAACGGGACGGACACAACCTGACCCTGTACACAACCTGACCCTGGCCACAACCTGACCCTGTAATGGCCCACAACGCAACCCTTACAGATTGCAATGGATTGACACAATGGAGACAACACTGAGACATCACCCGATATTACTCGTAACGCGTCACATCGTCAACGTCAGCAACTCACCCCAACAACTCCTGTACCCCCACAAGACCCGACCGCTCCGCAATACTGCAACCCTGCAATTGCAGTCTTTTATCCCGTTGTAGTTGCAGCGCTTCCTACTCACTTcttggccccgccccgcctgccgctccgcttcttcttcttcttggcgcccgtgcccgccgccgcactctcGGGTGCCCCACCGGCAATGGGCTCGTCCTcaccctcgccgtcctcctcctcctctgcgtctgccgccggcgccgcagcagcagccggcgcagaaGAAGGTGCCGGCCCGGAGACGGCAGCCGCGGGAGTAGGTACCGCAGGCTTGGGGGCATCTGCAGCCGCGGGcttgggcacgggcacgggcgcggccgcggccccgggctTGGGTGCGGCagcctgctgttgcggcttTGGCTGGGCTTtgacggccggcgccggcgctgtggcgggagctgcggcgggtgccgccgccgctgtcggggcgggtgccggcgcagccgccgatgctgctgcagatgaggcagccgccggtgccgccttgccctttgacttgccagcggcagcagcagctggggcgggcgccgcaggcgcggacgctgcaggcgcttctgcggcaggtgcttctgcagcaggtgcttctgcagcaggcgcttctgcggcaggcgcctctgcggcaggcgcctctgcggcaggcgcctctgcggcaggcgccggcgcggaaggagcggtcgcagccgcctcagccatggctgcagctgcaggtgcggtctTGGGCTTCTCCGCCGacttggctgctgccgccaccgctgccttcggggcagctgccgccggcgcagcagccggcgaggcaggcgctggcgcagcgggctTTGCTGCCAGGGGggccggagcagccgccgctttcggggcagctgccgccgttgcagcaggctccacggcagccggcggcgcggctgccggggcactggtggtgggggaggccgCTTGGGACGCGTCACTGACCACCACGAGTGCTGGGTGCTGTGGCGAGCCATAGCGGGGCACCATGGCTGGGTGCTGAGGCTGCGTCGCAGCAGGCGAgacggccggggccggggccggggccggggccggggccggggccggggccggggccggggccggggccggggccggggccggggccggggccggggccggggccggggccggggccggggccggggccggggccggggccagggccggggccggggccggggccagggccggggccagggccggggccggggccggggccggcgccagggcgggagctggcgctggcgctggcgccttggcctccggcttgcctggcgcaggtgcagcaggcttctctgcagcaggcgctggagcggtcgctggcacagcagcggcagcgcagcatggcgcaaccgcggccgccgtctcAGCGTTGGTCGGCGTCTGCGGCTTGGCAGggctggcgttgctgctgggctcggccgctgccgccacaagGCGGTTCTTcaccacggcagcagcgggagcaggcgccgcagcgcgcggggCAGCCGATCCTGCAGCCCCTGATCCAGTAGCAgctggctgtggctgggcctgggagcccagcagcggctcatATTTGTCGTCCGTGGGCGGACAGCAGAGACTGAGGAGCGATGGAACAGGTGTGGAGGCGAAAGGGTGAGACAGGAACAGGCGGACAgcgtgccgccacccgggAAGACCCAGTCAGCATACATGCTTACACGTAAACAAGACAGGCTCATGCATTGAAAAGGCACATCGCGCTATTGCGAAAGCGATGGGCCCGGCCCCGTCGACTTGCAGGTCTGAGCGCTCTCGCCGACACAAGGATAGCGACGGTAATCGCACACTTACCTAATTATATTTCCCATGGCAGCTCCGTGTTGTCCTCGCTGGCGTCGCCGGGAACGGTGTTGGCGATGCACGCCCAAACGTGCAGGTCTGGCCTAGCGTGCAGCAATGCCTCGCTCCCAGTGCCAGTGATAGAGCAGAAACAGCTTAATAGGGAAATGCCATAGTAACTAGCGTCGACGCTCGCGATCGGCATCCTTCGCGCCTTTTGCACCCGTGCACCTCATggcctcgccccccccccctgctgctctcTTGCATCCTCCCCGACGCGCACCCTTTGTCGAGCTGGAACGTGCTGCATCTGTGGATTGCTCGCGCGTGCTGTTTTGAGCCTCGAATCCATGTTTATGGGTGCAAGGTACTAAGGTGGCAGACAGGGCACTACAGGGCTGAGACGCTGAGTCTACAGGAGTCTGGACACTGCTTAGTCATAGACTCCAGCCAACCGGCCGTACACCGCCAGTCTTAACATCCCCGGGACTTTGGTACACGCAGCGTACAAGAGCGTCAAGACCGATGCGCCCTGGCTTTGCCTATCCGTGCAccgtcccgccgccccgtcaTGGGGCAACCCTGGCTAATCCTCCGAAGCCCGCCGGGAGCAGCTGGACTCTCATACCGGTACTTCCGCGCAGCCGACAGCCGCTTCACTCCGTTCCACTCCGCTTCACTGCGCTTCACTCCGCTTCACTCAGCGTCACTCCGCTACTTTTCACACTACCAACTACCAAACCCGCATGCCTCTTCCAACGCCTCTTGTCaccgagcagccgccgccgccgcagccgcggccgctaccGGCGCgtccgccgtcgccatcgcgCTCGCCTGCCGCTCAACCCAGTCGCTCACACTGCATGCCGcactccccgcctgccccttcccAGCCCCCAGAGCCACACCCAgacccagccgcgccgcctgcccccggatgtctgcctccgccgcctccaccgcccgggccgcctcgGGACCACCGGCCTCACCAATGTCACCGTCCCGGTAGTCCTCGGGTCTGGAGCGCTTGAGCGCCGACGTGGCCTGGTATAGCACCTGTACGGCGCGTGTGTTAGCGCAAGCACACGGGACAAGGGTCGACACGGTGCGCTGCAGCGAGTGTGGTTGTACAGGTAGCAGGGTTGCAGACGCAGTACAGGCAGGATGCTGTTAGCATGCATTTCTTGTGGCTGTGGGGGGCGTGACGTACTCGAAGCAGGTGAACGTATACAATTCAGTTGCGCTCAAGATTTCCGATATGGCATGCTTGTGACTGGCGGGGCTTGTGCGTCCGGTGCTACGGTATCCTGAGGGCccgggtgcagctggtggcgggtgtgtCGCCCGGACCCCTCCGCGGCTCAACCCCTCACCTCacgccaggccggcagcggtgccacgTCCGGCCCGCACATGGCCGCGAGTGTGTCGTTGTAGGCGAACTGATCCGTTCCCTGCATGTGCGTGTACCTgggtgcggcagcaacagcgacaGAAAcaagcgcgcacgcacacgttgTAGACAGCATAggcacacacatgcaggcaAAAACGAGCCACTTAGCACCGGTGCGCTTTTTCATGCGCACACGTCAGCTAGCTCGGCTGCTGGTCCATAAGCAGCTGGCCGCTTCCCTCAGAAAG
Protein-coding sequences here:
- a CDS encoding glutaminase — protein: MATGDATPAPRIRVGVLALQGSFREHMTLLQKVPGVEVVEVRTKDELESVAGLIIPGGESTTMALVAERWGLIPELRSFAKAGKPVWGTCAGMIFLAEGAEGQKEGGQTLLGGLDITVSRNFFGAQINSFETRLPAPECVKSHGSTDDFRAVFIRAPAVLAAGPGVEVLAEYALTPEERAKHGRDKVIVGVRKGVLMATAFHPELTTDIRWHQAFVDMVRAHAGEAGGVPGKAPPPLYENLGRLPNRPPDMPIYGQEFLKREDL